The region GCCCCGCAAACACTGTCTTCAAATGAATGCTCTGCTCTTCGTTGAAGCGCTCTTCATAAAACGTTCCTTTTAAAACAGAAAGGAATACCGCGCGGTTTTTATCCAGTATCGCCTGTCTGTCGGAGGAGTTGTTTTCCATGAGGCGTAGCTGGAATTTAAGGAGGGCTTCCGGCGATCTGATTCTTTTCAAATTCTCAAAGTCCGGGGTCGCGGATTTGTCGCACTCAAAAATACGTTTGAAAAGATCTTCGACGATCTCTTTGTCGCTGATATGGAAATACCCTGTTTCCTCTGCAGTCTCTTTCCCAATTTTAGATAGAACCTCTTCCAGCATTTCGTTTGATGGTAGTGACAGGAGGATGGAAAGATTTTGTAACCCCTTGGCAATCTGTGGAACAGGCTTTTCTCCGTGTGCACTCAAGGCCAAGGCTGCCTCTAGGTCGAGGATCTCCGCTTCCACCTTTTCGAGGTTGGATTTATACTGCTGCATTAGGTTTTTTGCCTGGGAGTAGGCAGTGGTGCCGATTGTCTGTTCTGCTAGCCCCTCCAGGGACTTCTGATACTTTTCCTCTTTGCTCTGTTTTTCTTTTTTTTTCTTGCTGATTAGTGTCGCGATTTTTTTGGGAGCGAGTTTTTTAGCTCCTTCGTGCGATGAGCCTTTGGCCAGCTCGACGACTTTGCTGAGTAGCAGGTTTTTAGTTTCCGGCGAAAGCTCCCTCTTTTGGATGACGAGGAGCATGGAATAGAAATTTCGTCTATTGACTAAGTTGTTCAAGTGACTGCTCTTGGACAGTTTGCTGAGCTGGCCGAGGAGTTCAGGATCACTTGTCAGTTGCCTTGCTAAAAATGAGAAGAGTGGGGAGGTGGTGCTGCTTAAATCGATGGGTTGCGTCAGTTCTTTCCAAAGCTTCTCCTTGGCCAGAACATGTTTTAGAAGGCGTTCCCGTAAATCGGGGTCGCGGATCTGCACAAGCTCTGTAAAGATCTCCAAAAAGCACTTTTTTTCAGAAAAGGAGATGCGCTCATTGGCGGCCTGGACTAAAAAGGTTGCGGCCAGGTTGATGTAGTGAGATACAACCACTTCCATTTTTTCAGGATCGGTGGGGAGGGAGGCGACCAGCTCGCGAAGACATTCATAGAAGAGAGATTTGATCTCAGGACAAATCACATAATCCTCGATCTCTTCATGTAAAATCTCTTCGAAGCCTGTTTTCAGGTCTCTTTGGGATACTAAAGAATTAAGAGTCTTCTCCATCTTCTTTATAGTCTGCTCTTTCTGGATCTCCTGCCAGCGTAAATCGTTTCTTAAGACTAAGTCAGGCTTGAAGATGGAAGGTATCCATACAGGGATGATAAGAATAAAGAGCTTTAGCGCTTTGGCGCAGTTTAAAAGCGCGTATTGCACTCCGTTTTTGTCCAAGGTAACAGCGCGAAAGAGTATCTCACCGGCAAAACGGATCACATCCATTAGGGCAAAGAGCGGAATGGCGAACGCGTAGACTCGCGTCATGACGTCTGAGTAGATGATATTGTATTTCAGAATCTTGTTGCTCTCGTAGTGATGGATTTTATTGTACGCTGAGGACGAGAGGGAGTTACTGGGAGGGGAGAAGAGATATCGGTTTAACGACTGTAGGTTTGTTAAGTTTGTATTATAATTATAAGACATAAACAAAAACCTTTTATAATTGTTAAGCGCGTAATTATATATTTTTTTCAAAATAAAGAAAAGAGTTAAATTTATTGTCTTTTTGAGCGTGTAAAGCAATCAAAGGGGCTCTGGGGGTAGAAGCGTATTTTTTTACTGGCCTTTAGGTTCCAGGTGCAGCGCTTTTGGTTCTTTCTGCTCCATGTTTTTTGTTTCCAAAAAGAAAGGGGTAGGGGTATGCTTTGCCCGTTTACGAAATGAATCAGGCTCGTTAGGTGACGACAATGCATGCAACAAAACAGATAAAGCTCCTGCTTTCAAAACCGCGCGGTTTTTGCGCCGGAGTGGAAAGGGCGATCGAAACCGTTGAAAAAGCGCTTAAGCTTTGGGGTCCGCCCATCTATGTCAAACACGAAATTGTGCACAATCGCTACGTGGTGGATGACCTGAAGGAGAAAGGCGCTGTTTTTATCGAGGATTTAGAGGAAGTGCCAGAAGGTGCTCGCCTAATCTACTCGGCCCATGGAGTATCCCCTATGGTAAGAGAGCATGCGAAAAGACGAAATTTAATCGAAATTGACGCCACCTGCGGTCTCGTGACCCGAGTTCATTCTGCGGTAAAACGGTTTGCGGCGCTCGGTTATCAGATTCTTCTGATTGGACACCGCAATCATGTTGAAGTAATTGGAACGGCTGGGGAAGCGCCTGATGTCACGACGATCATCGAGTCGAAGGAAGATGTTGACAACTTGGCATTCGCTCCCGGCGAAAAACTCTTTTACATCACGCAGACAACGCTCAGTCTGGATGATGTGAAAGACATTACGGAAGCATTGATTGATAAGTATCCGACTGTGGAAACTCTACCCTCCTCTTCCATCTGCTATGCTACTACCAACCGCCAGATGGCTCTCCGTGAAATTACCGACCAGACCGATCTTATCTTGGTAGTTGGGGATCCGCAGAGCTCAAACTCCAACCGTTTGCGTGAAGTGGCAAGAAACAGAGGGGTCAAGGCTTTCCTGATCAATAATGAGAAAGAGATCGACCCGGAGTGGATGGAAGGTGTGAAAGTCATCGGGTTGACAGCGGGGGCCTCCACGCCGGAACCCATTGTGCAGCGTTGTATCGAGCGGCTGATTGAGCTCGGCGTCGGTGAAGTGGAAGATGTCGTCTACACGCAAGAAGATGTAGTGTTCCAACTCCCAAAACCTGTATACAATGCCCTTTTTGCCAGAGTTTAGGGCAAGGGGGGTTTTGCAGCCCTTTCAAGTGGGCAAGTCATCGCATTTTGAATCGGGGACGGTATTTTGAGGAGTCATTGTGGGTTTTGGCAAAGCGCTTTTGCTACTGACACTCTTCTTTTTTAAGGTCTTCAATCCGCTTGTTGCCCATGACGTGTTATGGGTACAAAATCCCTATTGCGATTTAGGGGGTGGTCTAAGAGAGGACTCTCTGTCATGGAGTATTGCCGGTCCGGACGGGACTCCCAATGTCGCGTCGTTACTGAGTTGGAAAAGCATAAGAAGTGCTGAGGTGTCGCTGGATGGGGGGTGCGCCCTGTTTAACCGCTGGCCGGTACACATCATGGCCTCGTATGGTTGGATTTACTCCGGTAAAATGGTCGATGAAGACTTTTTTGGCGAAGACAAGAGCGATCTGTTTTTGAAAAGTCGGGCGAAAGCTTCCCGAGGGAAGGTTTTTAATCTCTCCTTTGATGCCGGCCGCACTTTTTGCTTAAAAAGGGGCATTCAGTTCACGCCTCTTGCCGGGTATCGCTTAAGCGGGCAGAACCTCAAACAGTTTCATGGTTTCACAGAGGTTAACCTGATTGATCCTGATGATGTGGGGCCGATTGAGGGGTTAAATAGTGGTTATAATGCCAGGTGGTATGGTCCTTTTGTCGGATTTAAGGCGGATATCCCGCTCTTTGGCGGCTTTTTGGGGTTTGGTTTTGACTATCATTATCCCAGATACTCAGCGCGCGGTAAGGCTAATTTGAGAACTGACATCCTCGGCGACTACATCCATCGTTCCCAGGGATTTGGCAAGGAGTTTTTTGCGAGATATCAAGCCGCTTTTCGCGAGTTGTGCTTATTCGAGCTCAAGCTCAAATGGGGTAAATTTTGGACAAAGCGCGGCGATGAGACCGAAACGGTGGAAACTGCAGATCAGGGACGAGTTCCTGTTAAAGTCGATTTAAATCGGGTGGAGTGGAAGTCGAAATCGGTCTCTGCTCACCTGATTAAGAAGTTTTAGTTCATTTTTAGGCCAAATCCGGTCCCTTTTTTCATAGCGATTTTTATGTGAATAAATATCTTGAATTACTGTGAGAAAATCACTTGCTGATCAGTAGAGAAAAAGATATAATGGCTTCTTCTTTTATTCCATAAGCAGAGGTCTCCTTTGATAAAGCGCGTAAGCCGCAAGCCGAAGGGTTATGATGGGACGAAGACGACAACCAGGCAAATGGATGACGTTTTGCATCATGTGCTGTCGCAAGTTGAGAAAGTCTTTGCCGACAGGCCTGACCTCGTGCTGAGCTCGTGGCCTGATATCATTGGGAATAAGTTCGCCTCTATGACGAGGGCGGAGTCTTTTGCAGAAGGTGTTTTAACTGTCAGGGTGGCCAATTCCACCCTTCTAAGCCTTTTGAACCAGTATGAAAAGCCGAAACTCTTAGAGAAGCTCAAGGAGCGATTTCCTGCTGTAGAGTTCCGGCAGTTGGTATTCAAAATTGGCTGACCTATTTATCCGGGGGAGCGATGCAGGAAAGTGTTTTAGATCAAGAGGCAGAGAAGTTGAAGATGAAAGAGGAAAATGCAGTGGCTGCGAAAGAATATGATGCAAGCTCAATTACCGTTCTTGAGGGCCTGCAGGCTGTGCGAGAGCGTCCTGGAATGTATGTGGGAGACACATCTGTGGCAGGTCTTCACCAGCTCGTTTATGAGGTGGTGGACAACTGCATCGACGAGGCAATGGCAGGCTACTGTACCGCTATTTATGTGAATTTGAATAAAGACGGTTCCGCCTCGATCGAAGACAACGGACGGGGCATCCCTATCCAAAAGCATGAGAAAGAATCGATCAGGCAGGGCAGAGATGTATCGGCTCTTGAAGTTGTCATGACCATTCTTCATGCCGGTGGAAAATTCGATAAGAATACCTACAAGGTTTCCGGGGGGCTTCACGGCGTCGGCGTCTCTTGCGTCAACGCGCTGTCTAAGAAATTTGTCGCTGAAGTGTTTAAAAATGGCAACGTCTATGAGATGGAGTTTTCCAAAGGCAAACCGCAAACTCCTTTGAAGGTGACAGGTACCACAGACAAGCGTGGGACAAAAATCACATTCTGGCCCGATGAAACGATCATGACGGCGACGAATTTCGACTACGACATTTTAGCCAAGCGTTTAAGGGAGCTTGCCTTCTTGAACCGCGGTATCAACATCTACTTCCACGACGAGCGCTCTGAGGAAAAGGATGATGTCAACTTCTGCTATGCCGGCGGCATCAACTCCTTTGTGTCTTACCTGAACGAGAACAAGCAGCCTCTTTTCCCTACTCCAATCTATATTAAAGGGGTGCGCGAAGGTGGCGACGGGCCGGTTGAGGTCGAAATCTCGATGCAGTGGAACGACACGTTCAACGAGGTTGTTTTTTCCTATGTGAACAACATTTCAACCAGGCATGGTGGAACCCATTTCTCGGGCTTTTCCGCCGCGCTGACCCGTGTTCTAAACAGCTATATCAAAGCCCACAACATATTAAAGAATGATAAGATCGGGATTACGGGCGATGATATGCGGGAGGGGCTTACTGCTGTTATTTCCGTCAAAGTGCCAAATCCCCAGTTCGAAGGACAAACTAAGCAGCGTCTTGGAAACAGCGATGTGGGATCGATAGTTCAGCAGGTTGTAGGGGAAGAGCTGACAACGATACTGGATGAAAACCCCTCGATCGCCAAAGCAATTTCAGAGAAAGCCATTCT is a window of Estrella lausannensis DNA encoding:
- the ispH gene encoding 4-hydroxy-3-methylbut-2-enyl diphosphate reductase translates to MHATKQIKLLLSKPRGFCAGVERAIETVEKALKLWGPPIYVKHEIVHNRYVVDDLKEKGAVFIEDLEEVPEGARLIYSAHGVSPMVREHAKRRNLIEIDATCGLVTRVHSAVKRFAALGYQILLIGHRNHVEVIGTAGEAPDVTTIIESKEDVDNLAFAPGEKLFYITQTTLSLDDVKDITEALIDKYPTVETLPSSSICYATTNRQMALREITDQTDLILVVGDPQSSNSNRLREVARNRGVKAFLINNEKEIDPEWMEGVKVIGLTAGASTPEPIVQRCIERLIELGVGEVEDVVYTQEDVVFQLPKPVYNALFARV
- a CDS encoding DUF721 domain-containing protein, with the translated sequence MIKRVSRKPKGYDGTKTTTRQMDDVLHHVLSQVEKVFADRPDLVLSSWPDIIGNKFASMTRAESFAEGVLTVRVANSTLLSLLNQYEKPKLLEKLKERFPAVEFRQLVFKIG